The proteins below come from a single Mycobacterium parmense genomic window:
- a CDS encoding carbohydrate ABC transporter permease has translation MTSPSRVAGNALIYAGLLLGALITLAPFALGLLTSFTSAHQFATGTPLQLPHPPTLANYSDLGGTGFGRAAAVTALMTAVILVGQLTFSVLAGFAFARLQFPGRDALFWVYIATLMVPATVTVVPMYLMMAQLGLRNTFWALVIPFMFGSPYAIFLLREHFRIIPNDLINAARLDGANTLDVIVHVVLPSSRPVLAALTLITVVSQWNNFMWPLVITSGHKWRVLTVATADLQSRFNAQWTLVMAATTVAIVPLIALFVGFQRHIVASIVVSGLK, from the coding sequence ATGACCTCACCTAGCCGTGTCGCGGGGAACGCGCTGATCTACGCCGGCCTGCTGCTGGGCGCGCTGATCACGTTGGCGCCGTTCGCCCTTGGCCTGCTGACCTCGTTCACCTCAGCGCATCAGTTCGCCACCGGCACGCCGCTGCAGCTGCCGCACCCACCCACACTGGCCAACTACAGCGACCTCGGGGGCACCGGGTTCGGCCGTGCCGCGGCGGTGACCGCGTTGATGACCGCGGTGATACTGGTGGGCCAGTTGACGTTCTCGGTGCTGGCCGGCTTTGCGTTCGCGCGCCTCCAGTTTCCGGGCCGCGACGCCTTGTTCTGGGTGTACATCGCGACGCTGATGGTGCCGGCGACGGTGACCGTGGTGCCGATGTATCTGATGATGGCCCAGCTGGGGCTTCGTAACACGTTCTGGGCGTTGGTCATACCGTTCATGTTCGGCTCGCCCTACGCGATCTTCCTGCTGCGTGAGCACTTCCGCATCATCCCCAACGATCTGATCAACGCCGCACGACTCGACGGGGCGAACACCCTGGACGTGATCGTGCACGTGGTGCTCCCATCCAGCCGCCCGGTGCTGGCCGCCCTGACGCTGATCACCGTCGTCTCGCAGTGGAACAACTTCATGTGGCCCCTGGTGATCACCAGCGGGCACAAGTGGCGGGTGCTCACGGTGGCCACGGCCGACCTGCAGTCGCGGTTCAACGCCCAGTGGACGCTGGTGATGGCGGCGACGACGGTCGCGATCGTGCCGCTGATCGCCCTGTTCGTGGGCTTCCAGCGCCACATCGTCGCCTCGATCGTGGTCTCGGGGCTCAAATGA
- a CDS encoding carbohydrate ABC transporter permease produces MARAAPNKPNKQPGSAALGYALLAPSLFGVLAFLLLPILVVIWLSLYRWDLLGPLRYVGLANWRSVLTDRGFGNSLIVTAIFVAIVVPAQTVLGLLAASMLARRMPGTGFFRTVYVLPWICAPLAIAVLWRWILAPTDGAVATLLGHRIEWLSNPSFALPLVSAVVVWTNVGYVSLSFLAGLLAIPNDIHAAARTDGATDWQRFRRITLPMLRPTTFFVLVTGIVSTAQVFDTVYALTNGGPGGSTDLVAHRIYAEAFGSAAIGRASVMAVVLFVILIGVTVVQQSYFRRRISYDLT; encoded by the coding sequence ATGGCCCGCGCCGCGCCGAACAAGCCGAACAAGCAGCCCGGGTCGGCCGCGCTCGGCTACGCCCTGCTCGCGCCGAGCCTGTTCGGCGTGCTGGCGTTCCTGCTGTTGCCGATCCTGGTGGTGATCTGGCTGAGCCTGTACCGGTGGGATCTGCTGGGCCCGCTGCGGTATGTGGGCCTGGCCAACTGGCGCTCGGTGCTCACCGATCGTGGGTTCGGCAACTCACTGATCGTCACGGCGATCTTCGTGGCGATCGTCGTTCCGGCCCAGACCGTCCTGGGGTTGCTGGCCGCGTCCATGCTGGCCCGCCGGATGCCCGGCACCGGATTCTTCCGCACCGTGTATGTGCTGCCGTGGATTTGCGCGCCGCTGGCGATCGCGGTGCTGTGGCGCTGGATCCTGGCCCCCACCGACGGCGCCGTCGCCACCTTGCTGGGGCACCGCATCGAATGGCTGTCCAATCCCAGCTTCGCGCTGCCGCTGGTGTCGGCGGTCGTCGTGTGGACCAATGTGGGCTACGTGTCGCTGTCGTTTCTGGCGGGGCTGCTGGCCATCCCCAACGACATCCACGCCGCCGCGCGCACCGACGGGGCCACCGACTGGCAGCGGTTCCGGCGCATCACGCTGCCGATGTTGCGGCCGACGACATTCTTCGTCCTGGTAACCGGGATCGTCAGCACCGCACAGGTTTTCGACACCGTCTACGCGCTGACCAACGGCGGGCCCGGCGGCAGCACCGACCTGGTGGCCCACCGCATCTATGCGGAGGCATTCGGCTCGGCGGCCATCGGGCGCGCGTCGGTGATGGCGGTGGTGCTGTTCGTCATCCTGATCGGGGTCACCGTGGTGCAGCAGTCCTATTTCCGGCGGCGAATCAGCTATGACCTCACCTAG
- a CDS encoding TldD/PmbA family protein has product MTPNRGIDADFCDLPRRELAEAALSAATAAGAGYADLRIHRITTEIVHLRDGELETAIVNREVGFAVRVIVDGTWGFASHAELAPSVAAETARRAVHVATTLAALNNESVELAPEPVYADATWVSNYRIDPFDIPAADKIAVLEDYSMRLLSSDGIDHVSASLTAVKEQTFYADTFGSSITQQRVRVLPSLEAVTVDPAAGSFDSMRTLAPPMGRGWEALAGDEVWNWTDELAQLPTWLAEKVKAPSVTAGRTDLVIDPTNLWLTIHESIGHATEYDRAIGYEAAYAGTSFATPDKLGTMRYGSPVMNVTADRTVEFGLATVGYDDEGVAAQSWDLVRDGMFVGYQLDRVFAPRLGQPRSNGCSYADSPHHVPIQRMANVSLRPAHEDVSTADLIGRVEDGIYIVGDKSWSIDMQRYNFQFTGQRFFRIRDGRLDGQLRDVAYQATTTEFWNSMEAVGGPSTWRLGGAFNCGKAQPGQIAPVSHGCPSALFRGINVLNTRAEGGR; this is encoded by the coding sequence GTGACACCGAACCGGGGGATCGATGCCGACTTCTGTGACCTGCCGCGCCGCGAACTCGCCGAAGCCGCCCTGTCCGCGGCCACCGCGGCCGGCGCGGGCTACGCCGACCTGCGGATTCACCGCATCACCACCGAAATCGTCCACCTGCGCGACGGTGAGCTCGAGACCGCGATCGTCAACCGCGAGGTCGGCTTCGCCGTGCGGGTGATCGTCGACGGCACGTGGGGCTTCGCGTCGCACGCCGAGTTGGCGCCGTCGGTGGCCGCGGAAACGGCCCGCCGGGCCGTGCACGTTGCGACCACGCTGGCCGCGCTGAACAACGAAAGCGTCGAACTGGCGCCCGAGCCGGTGTACGCCGACGCCACGTGGGTGTCGAACTACCGGATCGACCCGTTCGACATCCCCGCGGCGGACAAGATCGCGGTGCTCGAGGACTACTCCATGCGGCTGCTCAGTTCCGACGGCATCGACCACGTGTCGGCCAGCCTGACCGCGGTCAAGGAGCAGACGTTCTACGCCGACACGTTCGGTTCGTCGATCACCCAGCAGCGAGTGCGGGTGCTGCCCTCACTGGAGGCGGTCACCGTCGACCCCGCGGCCGGCAGTTTCGACTCGATGCGCACGCTGGCGCCGCCGATGGGCCGCGGCTGGGAGGCGCTCGCCGGCGACGAGGTGTGGAACTGGACCGACGAGCTCGCGCAGCTGCCGACGTGGCTGGCCGAGAAGGTCAAGGCCCCCAGCGTGACCGCGGGGCGCACCGACCTGGTGATCGACCCGACGAATCTGTGGCTGACCATTCACGAATCCATCGGTCACGCAACCGAATACGACCGCGCCATCGGCTACGAGGCGGCGTATGCCGGAACGTCGTTCGCCACCCCCGACAAGCTGGGCACCATGCGCTACGGCTCGCCGGTGATGAACGTCACCGCGGACCGGACCGTCGAATTCGGTTTGGCCACTGTCGGTTACGACGACGAGGGGGTGGCCGCGCAGAGCTGGGACCTGGTGCGCGACGGCATGTTCGTCGGCTATCAGCTCGACCGGGTGTTCGCCCCCCGGCTGGGGCAGCCGCGGTCCAACGGGTGTTCGTATGCGGACTCGCCGCATCACGTCCCGATCCAGCGGATGGCCAACGTGTCGCTGCGACCCGCCCACGAGGACGTCAGCACCGCCGATCTGATCGGGCGGGTCGAGGACGGCATCTATATCGTCGGCGACAAGTCGTGGTCGATCGACATGCAGCGCTACAACTTTCAGTTCACGGGGCAACGGTTCTTCCGGATCCGCGACGGCCGCCTCGACGGGCAGCTGCGTGACGTCGCCTACCAGGCCACCACCACCGAATTCTGGAATTCCATGGAAGCCGTGGGTGGTCCGTCGACCTGGCGGCTTGGCGGTGCGTTCAACTGCGGTAAGGCCCAACCCGGTCAGATCGCGCCGGTCAGCCATGGCTGCCCGTCCGCGCTGTTCCGTGGCATCAACGTGCTCAACACCCGCGCCGAGGGCGGCCGATGA
- a CDS encoding TldD/PmbA family protein, whose protein sequence is MIRPQHAVTLVLDEAAKLGGADDTMVLVTDRVEATLRWAGNSMTTNGVSVNRSVAVISVVRRGDTAQIGTVVSAEVDPRVLPGLVAASQEAARSAPEAGDAAPLLADALVPADWDAPVPGTGPTVFADVADSLSRGFRGTDRLYGFAHHSVSTTFLASSTGLRRRFTQPTGAVEINAKRGDASAWAAVGTHDFVDVPTDSLLEQLSMRLGWAERSVELPAGRYETIMPPSTVADMMIYLAWSMAGRGAQEGRTAFSAPGGGTRVGERLTDLPVTLFSDPMAPGLACTPFVAVSSSSETMSVFDNGLEIGQVDWIRNGVINALAYPRAAAAKFGAEVAVGADNFVMTGGSADLADMIAGTERGLLLTTLWYIREVDPTTLLLTGLTRDGVYLIEDGEVTAAVNNFRFNESPLDLLRRAAEVGVSEKTLPREWGDWATRAAMPSLRIPDFHMSSVSQAQ, encoded by the coding sequence ATGATCCGCCCGCAGCACGCCGTCACCCTGGTCCTGGACGAGGCGGCCAAACTCGGCGGGGCCGACGACACCATGGTGCTGGTCACCGACAGGGTCGAGGCCACGTTGCGCTGGGCGGGCAATTCCATGACCACCAATGGGGTTTCGGTGAACCGCAGCGTGGCGGTGATCTCGGTGGTGCGCCGCGGCGATACCGCGCAGATCGGCACGGTGGTCTCCGCCGAGGTGGACCCGCGGGTGCTGCCCGGGCTGGTGGCGGCCTCTCAGGAGGCGGCCCGCTCGGCTCCCGAGGCCGGTGACGCCGCCCCGCTGCTGGCCGACGCGCTCGTGCCGGCCGACTGGGACGCGCCGGTGCCCGGCACCGGACCGACGGTGTTCGCAGACGTCGCCGACTCCCTGAGCCGCGGTTTCCGCGGTACCGATCGCCTGTATGGCTTTGCCCACCACAGTGTTTCGACGACATTCCTGGCCTCGTCGACGGGGCTGCGCCGGCGGTTCACCCAGCCCACCGGCGCGGTCGAGATCAACGCCAAACGCGGCGACGCCAGCGCGTGGGCGGCGGTCGGCACGCACGACTTCGTCGACGTGCCAACCGATTCGCTGCTCGAGCAGCTGTCGATGCGGCTCGGCTGGGCGGAGCGCAGCGTCGAGCTGCCGGCGGGCCGCTACGAGACGATCATGCCGCCGTCGACGGTGGCCGACATGATGATCTACCTGGCGTGGTCGATGGCAGGCCGGGGCGCGCAGGAGGGCCGGACCGCCTTTTCCGCCCCGGGCGGTGGGACGCGGGTGGGGGAGCGGCTGACCGACCTGCCGGTGACGCTGTTCTCCGACCCGATGGCGCCCGGGCTGGCGTGCACGCCGTTCGTCGCGGTGAGCAGTTCCTCGGAGACCATGTCGGTGTTCGACAACGGCCTGGAGATCGGCCAGGTGGACTGGATCCGCAACGGGGTGATCAACGCGCTGGCCTACCCGCGGGCCGCCGCCGCCAAGTTCGGCGCCGAGGTCGCGGTGGGTGCCGACAACTTCGTGATGACCGGCGGGTCGGCCGACCTCGCGGACATGATCGCGGGCACCGAACGCGGCCTGCTGCTGACCACGCTGTGGTACATCCGCGAGGTGGATCCCACGACGCTGCTGCTCACCGGGCTCACCCGCGACGGCGTCTACCTGATCGAGGACGGCGAGGTGACCGCGGCGGTCAATAATTTCCGGTTCAACGAAAGCCCGCTCGACCTGCTGCGGCGGGCCGCCGAGGTCGGGGTCAGCGAGAAGACCCTGCCGCGGGAGTGGGGCGATTGGGCCACCCGGGCGGCCATGCCGTCGCTGCGGATCCCGGACTTCCACATGTCGTCGGTCAGCCAGGCGCAATAG
- a CDS encoding carboxymuconolactone decarboxylase family protein, translating to MLTRLVALSPGDGRISALVRRVCAQTLSLPPLPSRVEVGEPETEAEAVVAEFAQQFSADVSSVTAGQRSTLSKQLRENTFSVVVQMYIADFVPRVRAGLEALGVGAQHLGWVAGPIAWDHTTEPSDLVFNEFLPAVARMRALDPVTSELVRLRGAAQHNCRLCKSLREGSALDAGGSESLYGEIDRFETSRSLSPRAKGALRYTDGLIWTPAHLVADDVAEVRSGFSEAEAVELTFDIMRNASNKVAVALGADAPRVEEGTERYLLDADGQTVFS from the coding sequence ATGTTGACGCGGTTGGTGGCCCTTTCGCCGGGTGACGGACGGATTTCGGCGCTGGTGCGGCGGGTGTGCGCGCAGACGTTGTCGCTGCCGCCGCTGCCTTCGAGGGTGGAGGTCGGGGAGCCCGAGACCGAGGCCGAGGCCGTCGTCGCCGAGTTCGCCCAACAGTTCAGCGCCGACGTCTCCTCCGTCACCGCCGGGCAGCGCTCCACGCTGTCAAAGCAGTTGCGGGAGAACACCTTCAGCGTGGTGGTGCAGATGTACATCGCCGACTTCGTGCCCCGGGTGCGGGCCGGGCTGGAAGCGCTCGGCGTGGGCGCGCAGCACCTCGGCTGGGTGGCCGGGCCGATCGCCTGGGATCACACCACCGAGCCGTCGGATCTGGTGTTCAACGAGTTCCTGCCCGCCGTGGCGCGGATGCGCGCGCTCGACCCCGTGACCTCCGAGCTGGTACGCCTGCGAGGCGCGGCCCAGCACAACTGCCGGCTGTGCAAGTCGCTGCGCGAGGGCAGCGCGCTCGACGCCGGCGGCTCGGAGTCGCTGTACGGCGAGATCGACCGGTTCGAAACCTCCCGTTCGCTCAGCCCCCGCGCAAAAGGAGCGCTTCGTTACACGGATGGGTTAATTTGGACGCCTGCGCACCTCGTCGCCGATGACGTCGCCGAGGTGCGCTCCGGGTTCTCCGAGGCCGAGGCCGTCGAGCTCACCTTCGACATCATGCGCAATGCGAGCAACAAAGTGGCGGTCGCCCTGGGCGCCGACGCCCCCCGGGTCGAGGAGGGCACCGAGCGCTACCTGCTCGACGCCGACGGCCAGACGGTGTTCAGCTGA
- a CDS encoding nitroreductase family deazaflavin-dependent oxidoreductase has translation MAFRRFSPYRGRRLRWDEALFERAAMSRAGSLLGKYLAPRIDKVLIPRTNGHLSTMGTDKVGLVTTVGAKSGKPRSQPLALIDDGHGLLAIGSNYGREKHPGWSANLLAHPDCTIELNGPPAPYRAELLDGDERAAAWATAVDVYAGYEAYRANCAPRKIRIFRLRPVA, from the coding sequence ATGGCGTTTCGACGGTTCAGCCCGTACCGCGGCCGGCGGTTGCGCTGGGACGAGGCTCTCTTCGAGCGCGCCGCCATGAGCCGCGCCGGTTCGCTGCTGGGAAAGTACCTGGCTCCGCGGATCGACAAGGTGCTGATACCCCGGACGAACGGGCATCTGAGCACCATGGGCACCGACAAGGTCGGGCTGGTGACCACCGTCGGCGCCAAGTCGGGCAAGCCGCGCTCACAGCCTCTGGCGTTGATCGACGACGGCCACGGGCTGTTGGCGATCGGGTCGAATTACGGCCGCGAAAAGCACCCGGGGTGGAGTGCCAACCTGCTGGCGCACCCCGATTGCACGATCGAACTGAACGGTCCGCCGGCGCCGTACCGCGCGGAATTGCTCGACGGTGACGAGCGGGCGGCGGCGTGGGCCACGGCCGTCGACGTCTACGCGGGTTATGAGGCTTACCGCGCGAATTGCGCGCCGCGGAAGATCCGGATTTTCCGGCTCCGTCCGGTGGCGTGA
- a CDS encoding TIR domain-containing protein has translation MAGTDAYISELDALAEELSTLGAQGDSPEFREPYNAALRVIDQVEKSWSGSNLGYQARVYYGEFEPPPAHEAFSITSGLRRGGVAPTRWQVRGVDDVRDELRACGVKIDFDDMTTKETEARRSVTRHKGTITSILSSYLATHDDNYIASVKNRVEKASPPSAATFARALVPNRQYLTNDTRALNEGGAIAPHQQILGQLEAFDAPYLCALELADCARNAANHLRRAATHAPTAAKVQLGSRVFIGHGRSQQWRELKDFLQDRLGLHIDEFNRVPVAGTTTAARLSDMLNNAAFACLVMTAEDEMADGTKVARDNVIHEVGLFQGRLGFERAIVLLEEGCEEFSNITGLSQLRYPRGRISAIFEDLRAVLEREELL, from the coding sequence GTGGCCGGTACAGACGCGTACATCTCGGAACTCGATGCGCTCGCGGAAGAGCTTTCGACACTTGGAGCCCAGGGCGACAGCCCTGAGTTCAGGGAACCCTATAACGCCGCACTTCGAGTGATCGATCAGGTCGAAAAGTCATGGTCAGGGTCCAACCTCGGATATCAGGCGCGTGTCTATTACGGCGAGTTCGAGCCACCGCCCGCACACGAGGCATTCAGCATCACGTCTGGACTGCGGCGTGGTGGCGTAGCTCCTACGCGATGGCAAGTGCGCGGTGTGGACGATGTTCGAGACGAGTTGCGGGCGTGCGGAGTCAAGATCGATTTCGATGACATGACGACCAAAGAGACCGAGGCGCGGCGCTCAGTCACACGCCACAAAGGAACGATCACATCGATACTGTCTAGCTATCTCGCGACTCACGACGATAACTACATAGCTAGCGTAAAGAACAGAGTCGAGAAGGCCAGCCCACCCAGCGCAGCGACGTTTGCGCGTGCCCTAGTGCCGAACCGTCAATACTTGACGAACGACACGAGGGCCCTAAACGAAGGCGGTGCTATTGCGCCACACCAACAGATCCTCGGGCAACTGGAAGCCTTTGACGCGCCGTACCTTTGCGCGCTCGAACTAGCAGATTGTGCGCGAAATGCCGCTAACCATCTCCGTCGAGCCGCAACCCATGCGCCCACCGCCGCAAAAGTCCAACTCGGCAGCCGTGTTTTCATCGGACATGGCAGATCCCAACAGTGGCGCGAACTAAAGGACTTCCTCCAAGACCGCCTTGGGCTACACATCGACGAATTCAATCGAGTGCCTGTCGCCGGGACGACCACCGCCGCAAGGCTGTCAGACATGCTCAATAACGCCGCGTTCGCCTGCCTCGTGATGACTGCCGAAGATGAGATGGCTGACGGTACGAAAGTAGCGCGCGACAACGTGATTCACGAGGTTGGGCTGTTCCAGGGAAGATTGGGATTCGAACGCGCAATCGTCCTGCTCGAAGAGGGTTGTGAGGAATTCTCGAACATCACCGGACTGAGCCAACTTCGCTACCCAAGGGGCCGAATCTCGGCGATTTTCGAAGATTTGCGCGCGGTGTTGGAGCGTGAAGAGCTGCTCTAG
- a CDS encoding DUF6602 domain-containing protein has product MADAVAAEYELTRRNLVGRARAQQRGHHYEALFRRLLQGWLPPQYEVGTRKYLLLERAVNRKSYSCETDLVIFHPSYPRELRERSEVLLSGVVAAFSVKSELSRGKLRDAITEARVVREGFERKVGTEIGELISPLIYGVLAHTHKLPGDEPRAAVTDALLAETQKDEPPRGQLDLVCVADLDCWYRTVNIAQNPIRPGPSAPSEGDSYYDFWHSAHQTPDTTGAAPLQNPHPIATLVIQLWAKLAVRDPQLKQIADGLSAMRTGAHLGSGHLPRRLDGVISSYLHERIFPTGSSRWFM; this is encoded by the coding sequence GTGGCAGACGCCGTTGCAGCCGAGTACGAACTTACTCGCCGCAACCTGGTAGGGCGTGCAAGGGCGCAGCAACGCGGTCACCATTACGAGGCGCTATTCCGTCGCCTACTTCAGGGCTGGCTGCCGCCACAGTACGAGGTCGGCACCCGCAAGTACCTACTGCTGGAACGCGCGGTGAATCGCAAGAGCTACTCTTGCGAGACCGATCTAGTCATCTTTCATCCGTCCTATCCGCGCGAACTTCGGGAACGGTCGGAAGTCCTTCTCTCTGGTGTGGTTGCAGCGTTCAGCGTGAAATCGGAACTAAGTAGGGGCAAACTGCGGGACGCGATAACAGAGGCCCGAGTAGTACGTGAGGGCTTTGAAAGAAAGGTGGGGACAGAGATCGGAGAACTAATATCCCCGTTGATCTACGGTGTCTTGGCGCACACCCACAAGTTGCCGGGTGACGAACCACGCGCAGCGGTCACTGATGCTCTTCTCGCAGAAACACAGAAGGATGAACCACCTCGCGGTCAGCTCGACCTCGTCTGTGTCGCTGATCTCGATTGCTGGTATCGAACGGTAAACATCGCTCAAAATCCAATTCGCCCCGGCCCCTCCGCGCCGTCGGAGGGCGATAGTTATTACGACTTCTGGCATTCAGCTCACCAAACCCCCGATACCACGGGCGCCGCTCCGCTCCAGAACCCGCACCCGATCGCAACGCTTGTGATCCAACTCTGGGCAAAGCTGGCCGTGCGAGATCCACAGCTGAAACAGATCGCCGACGGCTTGAGCGCCATGAGAACAGGCGCTCACTTAGGATCCGGGCACTTACCTCGCCGGTTAGACGGGGTTATCTCCAGCTACCTGCACGAACGGATCTTTCCGACGGGAAGTAGCCGCTGGTTTATGTAG
- a CDS encoding ABC transporter permease, translated as MQVGTVSPAVEVSGQSSPTRGKSPKTRGVAALAPVVRRGILHVGSIPGRSAATTGRGVQLFTDVIRFAVGDAISLRLPIGELLLQAWTLLKVTATPALLMAIPFGAMVTVVTSGLVNQVGATSLLGAAGGVGVVRQGAPITAGLLMGGAAASAIASDFGARAIREELDAMRVMGVDPVRRLVVPRFLALLLISPILCVLIVAAGTAAAFIMAVTASGVPTGSFWASFGTFAKVVDVWFAIGKTLIFAAIVAIVSSLRGMEAKGGPRGVADAVNSSVVLNVIGVVFANLAITQLETMFFPMEVA; from the coding sequence ATGCAGGTAGGTACGGTCAGCCCCGCAGTTGAGGTCTCGGGTCAATCGTCGCCGACGCGTGGGAAGTCTCCGAAGACAAGGGGGGTGGCGGCCCTGGCTCCGGTGGTGCGCCGAGGCATCTTGCACGTGGGCTCGATCCCCGGCCGCAGCGCGGCTACGACCGGTCGTGGTGTGCAGTTGTTCACCGATGTCATCCGGTTTGCGGTAGGCGATGCCATCTCCCTGAGGCTGCCCATCGGCGAATTGTTGCTGCAGGCATGGACATTGCTCAAGGTGACCGCGACTCCAGCGTTGCTGATGGCTATTCCATTTGGTGCGATGGTGACGGTCGTGACATCGGGTCTGGTCAATCAAGTGGGGGCGACTTCGCTGCTCGGCGCAGCGGGTGGGGTGGGCGTGGTTCGGCAGGGGGCTCCGATCACTGCGGGGCTGTTGATGGGCGGCGCAGCGGCTTCGGCCATCGCCTCGGATTTTGGGGCGCGCGCGATTCGCGAGGAACTCGATGCCATGCGGGTGATGGGGGTTGATCCGGTTCGCCGTTTGGTAGTGCCGCGTTTTCTGGCGTTGCTATTGATCTCTCCGATTCTGTGCGTCCTAATCGTGGCCGCGGGCACTGCGGCCGCATTCATCATGGCGGTAACGGCCAGTGGAGTGCCGACTGGAAGTTTCTGGGCCTCATTTGGGACGTTCGCAAAAGTCGTGGACGTCTGGTTTGCTATCGGTAAGACTCTCATATTTGCTGCGATTGTGGCGATAGTTTCATCGCTTCGCGGAATGGAGGCGAAGGGTGGTCCACGCGGCGTCGCCGACGCTGTGAATTCATCGGTCGTGCTCAATGTTATCGGCGTTGTTTTCGCGAACCTGGCGATAACGCAGCTTGAGACGATGTTTTTTCCGATGGAGGTGGCCTAG
- a CDS encoding MlaE family ABC transporter permease, translated as MISARPIREFFRSAGQWTVFIAQTLWSLPLTVSKYRRETLQQMNSLAWGRGSLIVDGGVVSVLLLLGLAVGASLAIESFAVLNIIGFGALSGIVAGVGAVRVIGPLVGGIAYAAQTGCRMTAEIGSMRIADEIDAVEVMGLRPIPFVVGTRLAGGLVCLVPGYLVTMVTTFFVMDTVIRVFHNQPGGTYNHYFVEFLTPTDLAYSVIKVVAYCMAVTVIHCYYGYFASGGPVGVGQASGRAVRASLVAIMVIDFMMTVALWGLQPVFVFKG; from the coding sequence ATGATATCGGCGCGGCCCATCCGTGAATTCTTCCGCAGCGCCGGGCAGTGGACGGTGTTCATTGCTCAGACGTTATGGTCACTGCCGCTCACGGTCAGTAAGTACCGGCGCGAGACGTTGCAGCAAATGAACAGCCTCGCGTGGGGCCGAGGTTCTCTGATTGTGGACGGTGGCGTGGTGAGCGTGCTGCTACTTCTTGGCCTTGCGGTGGGTGCGTCGTTGGCTATTGAGTCATTTGCTGTCTTGAATATTATTGGGTTTGGGGCGTTGTCGGGAATTGTCGCCGGGGTCGGAGCCGTCCGAGTGATCGGACCGCTTGTCGGGGGCATCGCGTATGCGGCACAGACGGGGTGCCGGATGACCGCCGAGATTGGTTCCATGCGGATCGCCGACGAAATTGACGCCGTCGAGGTGATGGGCCTTCGGCCCATACCCTTCGTGGTGGGTACCCGGTTGGCGGGCGGATTGGTGTGTCTGGTTCCGGGATACCTTGTGACCATGGTGACCACATTCTTCGTGATGGACACTGTGATTCGAGTTTTTCATAATCAGCCGGGCGGCACATATAACCATTACTTTGTCGAGTTCCTGACGCCCACCGACCTCGCATATTCGGTGATCAAAGTCGTCGCTTACTGTATGGCAGTCACGGTGATCCATTGTTATTACGGATATTTTGCCAGTGGTGGACCGGTTGGTGTTGGTCAGGCATCGGGGCGCGCTGTGCGGGCCAGTCTCGTTGCGATTATGGTGATCGATTTCATGATGACTGTGGCGTTGTGGGGTCTCCAACCGGTGTTCGTGTTCAAGGGTTAG